The proteins below come from a single Malus sylvestris chromosome 3, drMalSylv7.2, whole genome shotgun sequence genomic window:
- the LOC126617473 gene encoding transcription factor bHLH7: MEGQSSLTNTIQMLSMGFCGNAADDISEALGYNLNQQVMMEAGRTADQTDVLSLPWWIQPEKPSHNYVEYLAESSAFVPKSPCEDMWESIPSSVVSIHDVGRVSEFQRDGLYSGLDNACGSKSTDFSRDMDSSKMKLLSLHNDELVNAQHQLPMQYHTSRTDNPNWDSYDSVSQVDPRATIDTPGSLCQPHHIVSKQRTFSSEYNRRMRIGERLSALQELLPEPAEGRQVCVLDDVIDQIKFLKLQIKDLSRSRLGGEPIAEPIIFREGYGHYFCHQQMLNEPLEEMIGNLLEVDVLAASELLEKKGLLLLPMEYSEDSA, from the exons ATGGAAGGGCAGAGTAGCCTCACCAACACCATACAAATGCTGTCAATGGGTTTCTGTGGGAATGCTGCGGATGATATCTCTGAGGCACTGGGATACAATCTGAACCAACAGGTTATGATGGAGGCTGGAAGGACTGCGGATCAAACTGATGTTCTTTCTTTACCTTGGTGGATTCAACCCGAAAAGCCATCCCACAATTACGTTGAGTATCTAGCTGAGAGTTCAGCATTTGTCCCAAAGTCTCCTTGTGAAGATATGTGGGAAAGCATTCCTTCATCTGTTGTTAGCATACATGATGTTGGCAGGGTCTCTGAATTCCAACGAGATGGGTTGTACAGTGGTCTGGACAATGCTTGTGGTTCTAAATCAACTGATTTCTCTAGGGATATGGACTCTTCAAAG ATGAAACTTCTGAGCCTACATAATGACGAACTTGTGAATGCACAACATCAGCTTCCCATGCAG TATCATACTTCAAGGACAGATAATCCAAATTGGGATAGCTATGATagtgtttctcaagttgatccaagAGCAACAATTGACACACCTGGTTCTCTTTGCCAACCACATCACATTGTTTCGAAGCAGAGAACATTTTCATCTGAATAT AATCGCAGGATGCGAATCGGTGAAAGGCTCAGTGCATTGCAAGAACTGCTTCCAGAACCTGCAGAG GGTCGTCAAGTATGTGTACTGGATGATGTAATTGACCAGATCAAGTTTTTGAAGCTTCAGATAAAG GACTTAAGTAGAAGCAGATTGGGAGGTGAACCGATTGCTGAACCTATTATTTTCCGTGAG GGATATGGTCACTACTTTTGCCACCAGCAGATGCTGAATGAACCTCTCGAAGAAATGATCGGAAATTTACTGGAGGTAGATGTACTGGCAGCAAGCGAGCTGTTGGAGAAGAAAGGTCTTTTGCTGCTGCCAATGGAATACTCCGAAGATTCAGCTTGA
- the LOC126617474 gene encoding uncharacterized protein LOC126617474, with the protein MALRYLSWACAFRSAVFIFLLAAVVTACVTLPIEQFLKDFLIWVKQDLGPWGPLVLAVAYIPLTVLSVPASVLTLGGGYLFGLPVGFVADSVGATLGATASFFLGRTIGRSYVTSKLKNYPKFQAVSIAIHRSGFKIVLLLRLAPLVPFNMLNYLLSVTPVNLGDYVLASWLGMMPTTFALVYVGTTLKDLSDVTDGWNGVSTTHWVFIALGFGISVILMACITKVAKASLDKAVAENAEIEGILSPSMLSIGADSSLDLRKPLIVRIDSDRLR; encoded by the exons ATGGCACTCCGCTACCTCTCCTGGGCCTGCGCCTTCCGATCCGCCGTCTTCATCTTCCTCCTCGCCGCCGTCGTCACCGCCTGCGTCACCCTCCCCATCGAACag TTTTTGAAGGACTTCTTGATATGGGTTAAGCAGGATCTTGGCCCCTGGGGTCCACTTGTGCT GGCTGTTGCATACATTCCTCTCACAGTCCTTTCTGTTCCAGCTTCTGTGCTTACA CTTGGTGGAGGTTATCTTTTTGGCTTGCCTGTTGGATTCGTTGCCGACTCTGTTGGTGCAACATTAGGTGCCACGGCGTCATTTTTTCTTGGAAGAACA ATTGGAAGATCTTATGTCACTTCCAAACTCAAGAATTATCCAAAGTTTCAAGCTGTTTCTATTGCAATTCACAGATCTGGTTTTAAG ATAGTTCTGCTACTTCGGCTTGCTCCTTTGGTTCCATTTAACATGCTGAACTACCTCCTCTCGGTGACTCCTGTTAACTTAGGGGACTATGTACTGGCATCTTGGTTGGGGATGATG CCCACCACATTTGCACTGGTGTATGTTGGTACAACACTTAAGGATCTTTCAGACGTTACAGACGGGTGGAATGGGGTTTCAACCACTCACTGG GTGTTTATAGCCCTAGGTTTTGGAATATCCG TGATTCTAATGGCTTGCATTACTAAAGTTGCAAAGGCTTCATTGGACAAAGCAGTGGCTGAAAATGCTGAAATAGAAGGCATCTTGTCCCCTTCAATGCTATCCATCGGAGCAGATTCGTCCTTGGATCTTCGGAAGCCTCTCATAGTCCGGATAGACTCAGACCGGTTAAGATAG
- the LOC126614325 gene encoding adenylate isopentenyltransferase 3, chloroplastic-like: MMPMCKQIQTLLHVPSSGHNHKMDVFNPHRQKEKVVIVMGATGTGKSRLSIDLATCFPAEIINSDKMQVYEGLDIVTNKITKEEQRGVPHHLLGMLDPHEDFTARDFCDLTSIAIESILGRDRLPIIVGGSNSYIEALIDDYDYKFRSKYDCCFLWVDVSTPVLHSFVSKRVDHMVQNGMVDEAREYFDPNADYTKGIRRAIGVPEFDKYFRYGPFLEEETRARLLRQAVDEIKDNTCKLACRQLEKIHRLRNIKGWNLHPLDATEVFRKRGEEADEAWKKLVSGTSAMIVGQFLYNMTAEVPPHLGSLRVLEALAAATH, encoded by the coding sequence ATGATGCCAATGTGCAAACAAATACAAACATTACTACATGTTCCATCTAGTGGCCATAATCATAAAATGGACGTGTTCAATCCTCACCGGCAGAAGGAGAAGGTGGTGATCGTAATGGGAGCAACAGGGACCGGAAAGTCAAGGCTCTCCATCGACCTAGCCACCTGTTTCCCGGCAGAAATCATAAACTCCGACAAAATGCAAGTCTACGAAGGCCTTGACATAGTCACCAACAAAATAACCAAAGAAGAGCAACGTGGTGTACCGCACCATTTGCTAGGGATGCTAGATCCTCATGAAGATTTTACTGCCAGGGATTTTTGTGACCTAACCTCAATTGCCATTGAATCCATTTTAGGCCGTGATCGGCTTCCAATCATCGTTGGAGGTTCCAACTCTTACATCGAGGCGTTGATCGATGATTATGACTATAAATTTCGGTCCAAGTATGACTGTTGCTTTTTATGGGTAGATGTGTCTACACCCGTTCTGCACTCTTTTGTGTCAAAACGGGTAGACCACATGGTTCAAAACGGAATGGTGGATGAGGCGAGAGAGTACTTTGATCCCAATGCAGATTACACGAAAGGGATTCGAAGAGCAATAGGGGTCCCTGAATTCGATAAGTACTTCAGGTATGGGCcatttttggaagaagaaaCTCGTGCTCGGTTACTACGACAAGCAGTGGACGAAATTAAGGACAATACGTGCAAATTGGCATGTCGACAACTGGAGAAGATTCATAGACTTAGAAATATCAAAGGGTGGAATCTGCACCCGTTGGATGCCACGGAGGTGTTCCGAAAGCGCGGCGAAGAGGCCGACGAGGCCTGGAAAAAGCTTGTGTCGGGGACAAGTGCTATGATCGTTGGCCAGTTTCTTTACAATATGACAGCTGAGGTTCCTCCACATCTTGGAAGCCTTAGGGTTCTTGAAGCACTTGCAGCTGCAACTCACTAG